In Triticum aestivum cultivar Chinese Spring chromosome 5B, IWGSC CS RefSeq v2.1, whole genome shotgun sequence, the following proteins share a genomic window:
- the LOC123116271 gene encoding F-box protein At1g10780: MAMECDDWGDGGGDMNAVPDGVVQHILSMLSNVRDVAACACVCRRWRDCVPYLPALFFPRNAFDAAAVGGGAADEAIGRMVAAVSRLRELVIYCPFSMARLPAWLAMRSASLRVLELRMDAAADKEAAGGGHLDCVALATGLEELRLWGVLMTNAPAWGRLQQLRVLEIVGAPLRDTAITETVAACPNLTDLSLLGCDCSGDVSIQLSMLQRCRLDFLGGGNCSLLLSAPRLESLEAQGFTWISLRGGHNLRRLSIAKSTGRVYKVDTGRLPDLEYLSLRGVQWSWAAVSSVLQCASEVKHLVMKIEFCGDFDVLQPFPEIDLVDFFNGHPKITKFEIHGAMFAALCQKNSLKNLDSRFCIPCLEELLITVRSPLNAEQKLSTLESLVKYSVKLQSMVIRISQMKNCHDAADDFFEEICKFKYINYRKVRIE, from the exons ATGGCGATGGAGTGCGACGactggggcgacggcggcggcgacatgaaCGCCGTCCCGGACGGCGTGGTGCAGCACATCCTGTCGATGCTCAGCAACGTCCGCGACGTGGCGGCGTGCGCCTGCGTCTGCCGCCGCTGGCGCGACTGCGTCCCCTACCTCCCGGCGCTCTTCTTCCCGCGGAACGCCTTCGACGCCGCCGCCGTGGGCGGGGGCGCCGCGGACGAGGCCATCGGCCGGATGGTGGCCGCCGTCTCGCGGCTCAGGGAGCTGGTCATCTACTGCCCCTTCTCCATGGCCCGCCTCCCCGCTTGGCTCGCCATGCGGAGCGCATCGCTCCGGGTGCTCGAGCTGCGGATGGACGCGGCCGCCGAcaaggaggcggcgggcggcggtcaCCTGGACTGCGTCGCCCTGGCGACGGGTCTGGAGGAGCTGAGGCTCTGGGGGGTGCTGATGACCAACGCGCCGGCGTGGGGCCGGCTGCAGCAGCTCCGCGTGCTGGAGATCGTGGGCGCGCCGCTGCGGGATACCGCGATCACGGAGACCGTCGCCGCGTGCCCCAACCTCACCGACCTGTCGCTGCTTGGCTGCGACTGCTCTGGCGATGTATCCATCCAGCTCTCTATGCTCCAGCGGTGCCGCCTCGACTTCCTCGGCGGCGGCAACTGCTCGCTCTTGCTCTCCGCGCCCCGCCTCGAGTCACTCGAGGCCCAGGGCTTCACCTGGATCAGTCTGCGGGGCGGCCACAACCTCCGCCGCCTATCGATCGCCAAGAGCACAG GGAGGGTGTATAAGGTGGACACCGGGAGGCTCCCAGATCTGGAATACCTCTCGCTGCGCGGTGTCCAGTGGAGCTGGGCCGCCGTCAGCTCGGTGTTGCAGTGTGCGAGCGAGGTGAAGCACCTTGTGATGAAGATTGAATTCTGCGGTGATTTTGATGTGCTCCAGCCGTTCCCAGAGATCGATTTGGTCGATTTCTTCAACGGCCACCCCAAGATCACCAAGTTTGAGATCCATGGTGCCATGTTTGCTGCTCTGTGCCAGAAAAACAGCCTGAAAAAC TTGGATTCAAGGTTCTGCATCCCTTGCTTGGAAGAGCTTTTGATCACGGTGCGCTCGCCTCTCAATGCTGAACAGAAGCTGAGCACTCTTGAATCGCTTGTGAAGTACAGTGTCAAGCTCCAGTCAATGGTCATCCGAATCTCACAGATGAAGAATTGCCATGATGCTGCTGACGATTTCTTTGAGGAGATATGTAAGTTCAAGTACATCAACTACAGGAAAGTGCGGATTGAATAA